The Aestuariibaculum lutulentum genome segment GTGTTTGGAGAATCCGATAGTTTGAATGCCCATTACCATATTAAAGATTTGCAGTATTCTGCCGCCGATAAACATTTACGGGATTTATGTGCCAATTGCCATTTGGGCGCTCAAAAAACCGATTATGGCCCTATTACCCAATTAAGTCGTGGAGGAGGGTGTAATGCCTGTCATTTAAATTATTCACAACAGGCCAAAGCCGATCTTAACACCTATATAGCTTCTAACAAAATAAAGTTGCCAAAAGTACACCCTTCCAGTGATGTGTTTATGGATGATACCCATTGTTTTGGATGTCACAGCCGATCTAGTAGAATTTCTACCAATTATATAGGGCTTCAGGAAACTTTACTGGATGAATCTGATTTGCTTCACACCCAAGGACATGTAGTTCTTGAAGATAAAAGGGTTTATAAGAAGTTACAGGAAGATGTGCACCATACCAAGGGCTTATTGTGTATAGATTGTCATTCCTCGCATGAGGTGATGGGAGATGGAAAGACCTATGCACATGCCGAAGATGCCGTAACTCTGCAATGCAGCGATTGCCATTTCAAATCTAAACCTCGTACGGTTCCTTTTAATTCCATTGATAGAGAAAGCCGATTGGTTTATTTGCACAGGGGATATGAGCATTCCGACAAAGAAATATTAATAACAGAAAAAGATGGACACCCTTTAATAAATACCTATATAGATTCTTTGGGGAATGCCTTTTTAATAGGAAAAAAGGACCAGAAATTACATCCTTTAGCACCGCAATCGGAGGTTTGTTCTCGCGATAATGCTCATAAAAATGTGAGTTGTAGTGCTTGTCATTCCTCGTGGACACCACGCTGTATTGGTTGTCATAATAAGTTTGATGGCAATGAGGCACAGGCTTTTGATTTGTTGGATAAGAAGCTTGTTAAAGGTCAATGGAAGGAATATGTGGCTGAGTTTTCTGCATCATTACCTGCATTGGGTGTGAGGGAACACGAGGAAGGAAACATTATTGAACCGGCAATTCCCGGGATGGTCATGACCATAGACAAAGGAAGTTATAGCGGGCATCCGGATACCTATGTATCTTTTCATAGGCTTTTTGCGCCAAATGCAACACATACCACCGCAAAAGCGGTACGCGACTGTAAATCATGCCATGCCAACCCTTATACTCTAGGCTATGGCAATGGAAACTTGGTTTATTATATAAATCAAGGAAAAGGAGAATGGGTGTTTACCCCAGAATATGCCTTGAATCCGCATGATGGTTTACCTGAAGATGCCTGGGTGCCTTTTATGAAGCAAGGCAACGGGCAAGCTTCAACATCTACACGAACCAATTTCAGACCTTTTAATGTTAAAGAGCAACAGCGTTTGTTGTTTGTTGGTGCCTGTTTACAGTGTCATAACGACACTTCCAAAGTTATGCAACAAACTCTAGAAGAGGGGTTGCAGGCCAGTTTAAAGCGATTGAGTAAGGCTTGTATTTTACCTGAGTAATATTTTGTGATTTTCATGAAGTTAGCCTCTTTTAAAATTCAAGCTGTTGATTTAAATTAGAAAAAAATTGTGGTGTTATGGAAATGTTTCGCAGTTTTGTAAGTGTAAATGTGTAAACATTTACGGATGGATTATACAGACTTCAGACTATGCGGTGGACAATTAAACCAAAGCCAGAAAACAATAAATTAGCTGTTTTAAAAACAGCACTTCAAGTTGATGATATTACTGCTACGTTGTTATTACAGCGTGGCATTGAAACGTTTGATGAAGCGAAGGCTTTTTTCCGCCCCGATTTAAACGATTTACATAATCCGTATCTTATGAAAGATATGGATAAAGCCGTTGCCCGAATCGAACAGGCCTTTGCTAATAACGAAAATATTCTGGTTTATGGCGATTATGATGTTGATGGAACAACCTCGGTAGCCTTGATGAGTTTGTATCTAAAAACCCGAAGCGAGCAGGTTGCGACTTATATTCCAGATCGCTATGATGAAGGTTACGGCGTTTCATTTAAAGGTATCGATTTTGCCAGCGATAACGATTTTACACTAATTGTAGCTTTAGACTGTGGTATTAAAGCGATTGATAAAGTTGAATATGCTAAAGAAAAAGGCATCGATTTTATTATTTGTGATCATCATAGACCGGGCGATACCATTCCGGAAGCTGCCGCTGTATTAGATCCTAAGCGTGTAGATTGCGAATATCCGTATAAAGAATTATGTGGCTGTGGTGTTGGTTTTAAACTCATTCAGGCTTTAGCTGATAGAGATGGGAAAACCCTTGAGGATTTAGTTGGATATTTAGATTTGGTTGCCACAGCGATTGGTGCCGATATTGTACCGATAACGGGCGAAAACAGGATTTTGGCTTTTTATGGATTGAAAGTGATTAATGCTTTTCCAAGACCCGGAATTAAAGCGCTTATCGATCAGGTAAATAAGAAAAATGAACTAACGATTACTGATGTCGTTTTTACAGTTGCACCACGAATTAATGCTGCCGGACGCATGAAACACGGTAATTATGCCGTGACTTTATTAGCTGAAGAAAATGAAGCTTTGGCTACCAAATATGCTGAGGAAATAAATGCCTATAATGAAGATCGTCGTGAAACTGATAGACGAATTACAGAAGAGGCCTTAGAACAGATTAAAGACAATAAAGAGGAGGACCGAATCACCTCGGTGGTATACCATGAAAGCTGGCATAAAGGCGTTATTGGTATTGTAGCCTCACGTTTAACAGAAACCTATTATCGGCCAACTTTGGTGTTTACTAAAAGCGGTGATAAGTTAGCGGCATCGGCGCGCTCGGTGGTGGGGTTCGATGTGTACAATGCTTTAGAGGCATGCAGCGAACATATTGAACAGTTTGGTGGCCATAAATATGCAGCGGGTTTAACCCTTAAAGAAGAAAATTATGAAGCCTTTAAACAGGCTTTTGAAGATGAGGTTACTAAAACCATAGACAGAAGTCTGTTGGTTCCTGAAATTAAAATTGATGCTCAAATTAATTTAAACGATATCACCCCTAAATTCTACCGAATATTAAAGCAGTTTGCACCATTTGGTCCAAGTAATATGACGCCTGTTTTTATGACAGCAAATTTAATGGATACCGGTTGGGGAAAACGCGTTGGAGCAGACCAAACGCATTTGCGTGTTACCGTAAAACAATCCGATTCTAATCCTATTGTGGGTATTGGTTTTGGTTTAGGTGAAAAAATGGATATTATCTCCAGTCAGGCGCCCTTTGACGCCGTGTATTCCATTGATGAAAACGAATGGCAAGGCAATGTATCTTTACAACTTAAATTAAGAGATATCAAGTAAATCATGACTAAAAAAGACCCATACGCGGCGCTACGTTACCGGGAGTTTAATATATTTTTATTACTTCGGTTTGTGTTGGTTTTTGGTTGGACGATGCAATTTATTGTTATCGAATGGCAGGTGTATAGCTTAACCAAAGATCCGCTATCGTTGGGCGTTATTGGGTTAATGGAAATTATTCCGGCGTTTACCATGGCCTTGTTTGCAGGTCATATTGTAGACCAGAATGAAAAACGAAATTTGTTAGCCAAATGTATTTCTGCATTTTCATTAATTAGCTTGGGTTTGTTTTTATTAACCTGGCCAAAAGTGGTAGACGGCTGGTCTACTAAAACCATTTTGTATAGCATTTATGCGTTGGTGTTTTTTGGTGGTTTTTTGCGATCGTTTTTCGGACCAACGATTTTTTCCTTAGTTGCGTTATTAGTGCCTAAAAAAGTTTATCCTAACGCTGCAACCTGGAACAGTTCTACCTGGCAAATGGCAGCGGTTTTGGGGCCTGCTTTTGGTGGGTTTGCGATTAGCTGGATTGGTGTGCATTGGTCGCTTTGTATCATTTTCGGATTGATTATTTTATCGCTAATCATCTTACTTCAAATTAAACCGAAACCTATTTTAAACCCTAAAATTGGAGAACCTGTGGTTGAAAGTTTAAAGGAAGGTGTTCGTTTTGTATTTAAAACCAAAGCCATTTTGGGCGCTTTAACTTTAGATATGGTTGCGGTATTGTTTGGTGGTGCGATTGCCTTATTACCGGTTTTTGCACAAGATATTTTAAAAGTGGGGAGTGAAGGTTTTGGCGTGCTTCGTGCTGCTCCGGCCATTGGTGCTTTTTTAACCATGCTGGTAACGGCCTATATTCCTATTAGTAAGAATGCCGGAATGAAATTGTTAGGAGCTATTTTTGGTTTCGGACTTTGTATTATCGTTTTCGGATTGTCATCCATATTTTGGGTGTCGGTAGTAGCCTTATTTTTTAGCGGAGTAACCGATGGGGTTTCCATGGTAATTCGTCAAACCATTTTGCAAATTAAAACACCTGATAATATGCGCGGACGCGTATCATCGGTAAACTCGATGTTTGTTGGATCTTCAAACGAATTAGGGGCTTTTGAGAGTGGTTTAACCGCCAGACTTATGGGGACGGTAACAGCAGTTGTTTTTGGCGGAACTATGACGTTAATTACTGTAATTTCTACAGCTTTAGTTTCTCCATCTTTTAGAAAACTTGACTTAACCAAAGATCTGGAAGAACATGCTGCTTCTTAAATCAAGCTACACCATGATAATTATTGAGAGGACTTATTTTTTTTAGCTTATTTCTTTAGTATGAAAACACATTTTTAGCATTTCATATAAATCGGGGTGCTTTACTTTCATACGTTCCGGTTGTTCAAAGAAATACTCTGAAGCAACAGCTAAAAATTCGGCTTCGTTGGTGCCACCATAATTTCTAATATCCGAGGTATTGTTATTTATAGCTTCCATTTCTTTGTGAATGGTTTTTAACCACGGAATAACATAAGGGTGTTGAATTAAAGCTTCCGGTACGCCATCGGTTATTCCATCGGAGTTATCAATTAAATGAATAAATTCGTGGATGCCTGTGTTGAAATTATCGCGTTTACTATCAAATCCTTCATAGAGTGCTTTTCGTGATAAAATCATTTGATTTTTTAAGCGCCCGCTACCAACTACACCTGCAATTTGTCGTTTTTTTTCGGTTTGTTTGTATCCAAAATCTTCGTTAAAATGATCAGGATAAATTAAAACGGTACTTAAATTATTATAATGCCATTCGGGGAAGTAAAATACGGGAATAACGGCACTTGCCGCAACAAGAATTTTATCAAGGTCTTCCAATTGAAAGCCAACAGCTTCAACATAAACTTCACTTAAAAACAGCATCATTCTGTTTTGAAATCGTTGCTGTTCGTTTGGTTTTAAGCCTTTATAAAAAATGACATGTTGTAGTAAAATGTTATGCCAGGGTTTTGGAAATTGACTTGGTTTTTTACGTCGTGTTGAAACAACGGCATAGATACCAAAAAGTACAATAAAGATGAATAGAATACCAACCATAAATTGTACTGCTTAGGTTTTTTTTTACGTTATTTTGGATTAAAAACTTTTAATTCGAATTCCTTCCCATTAAAAGCGCCATAAGTGTAATATGAAATCCAATCGCCAAGATTAATGTATTTCGATTGCTCGTTTAAATCGATTTCTAATGGTAAATGACGGTGACCAAAAATAAAGTAATCGCGGTGTTTGGTTTCTAATTTGCGTTTGCAGTATTGTACCAGCCATTCGTTATCCTCGCCAAGGAATTTAGCATCTTCGTCGCCCGAAATGAGTTTGTTTTTTACGGACATATATTGCGCTAACTTAACGCCTAAATCGGGGTGTAACCAACGAAATAACCATTTTGAAAACGGATTGGTAAACACTTTTTTCATGCGTTTATAACCTTTATCGCCCGGACCTAAACCATCACCATGACCAATAAAAAACTTGGTATTGTTAAAGGTGAATTCCTGTGGTTTGTGGTAAACGGGAATATTAAGTTCTTCTTCGAAATAGCCGTTCATCCACAAGTCGTGATTACCAACAAAAAAGTAAACGGGAATACCCGAGTCTGTTATTTCGGCGAGTTTGCCTAATGTTCTGGTAAACCCTTTTGGTACTACGGTTTTGTACTCGAACCAGAAGTCGAATAAATCGCCTAACAAAAAAATAGCCGCAGCATCGTGTTTGACTTCATCTAACCAGGCAACGAATTTTTTTTCGCGTGGTAATGAGTCTTTTGCTGTGGGTGCGCCTAAATGGTTGTCTGAGGCGAAATATATTTTTTTTCCTTCTGGAATTTGCATGTTGTAAATATAATAATTCCTGCAAAGGCAGGAATCGCTTTATTCATGTTTCTTGTTTTGTGCTTACGTTAGGGATTGCTCATGTATTCTTATTTATCTGGAAATCGT includes the following:
- the recJ gene encoding single-stranded-DNA-specific exonuclease RecJ encodes the protein MRWTIKPKPENNKLAVLKTALQVDDITATLLLQRGIETFDEAKAFFRPDLNDLHNPYLMKDMDKAVARIEQAFANNENILVYGDYDVDGTTSVALMSLYLKTRSEQVATYIPDRYDEGYGVSFKGIDFASDNDFTLIVALDCGIKAIDKVEYAKEKGIDFIICDHHRPGDTIPEAAAVLDPKRVDCEYPYKELCGCGVGFKLIQALADRDGKTLEDLVGYLDLVATAIGADIVPITGENRILAFYGLKVINAFPRPGIKALIDQVNKKNELTITDVVFTVAPRINAAGRMKHGNYAVTLLAEENEALATKYAEEINAYNEDRRETDRRITEEALEQIKDNKEEDRITSVVYHESWHKGVIGIVASRLTETYYRPTLVFTKSGDKLAASARSVVGFDVYNALEACSEHIEQFGGHKYAAGLTLKEENYEAFKQAFEDEVTKTIDRSLLVPEIKIDAQINLNDITPKFYRILKQFAPFGPSNMTPVFMTANLMDTGWGKRVGADQTHLRVTVKQSDSNPIVGIGFGLGEKMDIISSQAPFDAVYSIDENEWQGNVSLQLKLRDIK
- a CDS encoding MFS transporter, whose amino-acid sequence is MTKKDPYAALRYREFNIFLLLRFVLVFGWTMQFIVIEWQVYSLTKDPLSLGVIGLMEIIPAFTMALFAGHIVDQNEKRNLLAKCISAFSLISLGLFLLTWPKVVDGWSTKTILYSIYALVFFGGFLRSFFGPTIFSLVALLVPKKVYPNAATWNSSTWQMAAVLGPAFGGFAISWIGVHWSLCIIFGLIILSLIILLQIKPKPILNPKIGEPVVESLKEGVRFVFKTKAILGALTLDMVAVLFGGAIALLPVFAQDILKVGSEGFGVLRAAPAIGAFLTMLVTAYIPISKNAGMKLLGAIFGFGLCIIVFGLSSIFWVSVVALFFSGVTDGVSMVIRQTILQIKTPDNMRGRVSSVNSMFVGSSNELGAFESGLTARLMGTVTAVVFGGTMTLITVISTALVSPSFRKLDLTKDLEEHAAS
- a CDS encoding M90 family metallopeptidase — translated: MVGILFIFIVLFGIYAVVSTRRKKPSQFPKPWHNILLQHVIFYKGLKPNEQQRFQNRMMLFLSEVYVEAVGFQLEDLDKILVAASAVIPVFYFPEWHYNNLSTVLIYPDHFNEDFGYKQTEKKRQIAGVVGSGRLKNQMILSRKALYEGFDSKRDNFNTGIHEFIHLIDNSDGITDGVPEALIQHPYVIPWLKTIHKEMEAINNNTSDIRNYGGTNEAEFLAVASEYFFEQPERMKVKHPDLYEMLKMCFHTKEIS
- a CDS encoding UDP-2,3-diacylglucosamine diphosphatase, producing the protein MQIPEGKKIYFASDNHLGAPTAKDSLPREKKFVAWLDEVKHDAAAIFLLGDLFDFWFEYKTVVPKGFTRTLGKLAEITDSGIPVYFFVGNHDLWMNGYFEEELNIPVYHKPQEFTFNNTKFFIGHGDGLGPGDKGYKRMKKVFTNPFSKWLFRWLHPDLGVKLAQYMSVKNKLISGDEDAKFLGEDNEWLVQYCKRKLETKHRDYFIFGHRHLPLEIDLNEQSKYINLGDWISYYTYGAFNGKEFELKVFNPK